GACGACGGGGTTCTGGTTCTAGTTTCGTGCGGAGATGGCGGATATGAACGCGGATCGTTTCGATATCATCGGAGGGATCATAGCCCCAAACTTCCTTGAGAATTTCACTGGGGGAAATAGTCTGGCCATGGCGCTGGAGTAGGCAATGCAGAAGCTCAAATTCTAGATGGGTCAGTTTGATGCTGTTATCAAACCAAATTGCCTCAAATCGCTCTGGAATGAGGGTCAAGGGGCCATAGTTCAAAATTTCTGTGTGCTTTGCTGCCTGGGGAATGCGATCGCTCCGTCGCAACAAAGCCCTTACCCGCACCAACATTTCTTCCACTTCAAAGGGCTTGGTGAGATAGTCATCGGCCCCAGCATTGAAGCCGTCTACTTTATCTTGGGTCTGACCGAGGGCCGTCAGCATTAAAATCGGCACATCAGCAATGCGTGCTTCCCGGCGAATTCGCTGGCAGACCGTAAATCCGTCTACTTTTGGCAACATCAAGTCGAGCATGACCAAGTCGGGTTGCAGTTGCACCGCTAAGGCCTGTCCCTTAATGCCATCTTCGGCGCGGGTAACGTCATATCCTGCCATTTCGAGGTTGATCGCTACTAGTTCAGCGATCGCCGGATCATCATCAATAACTAAAATTCGAGGCATCACAACCAAGCTAAGGTGACTCTTCTCTATCTTAAAAGGAAAATCCAAAGAGATTACGGATTTTTCACAAAATTCTTTGACTTTCTTCGGCGAAATTACTGAATAATTTGCTTGATTTCTTGGTTTTGAGAGATGATCAGCGCTTTTTCTCTTGTTTTCGAAACATTACAAATTGCCAAGCAATGTTAATTGTTATGTAAATTCGTCTGGCGATCGCCTTTCAAATCTAAAGGAAATCTTAAGGAGACAAGCGGGCTTTTTGGGCACGATTTTTTGCATACCAAGCGGCAATTTCTGGACACCAAGATTCAAAGTGAACAAATAACAACTCACAAAGTTGTTGGGCCTCCAGTTGCGCATCTTTTTTCCAACGCAGATCCAACAGGTGCATCAGTGATCGCACATTGCAGCTCATCACGAAATGTTGCCGTGCATCAAAGGGGATCAGACTACGGGCATGTTCCTCCGCGAGCCCCTCGTTGATCCGTTGTCGATAGCGATCGCAGGCTGCCAGGCACCATTCTTTATCTGCCTGACGCTGTTCCTCAGAGTAGAAATACTTTTTCCCTTGGCGGTTGTCATATTTCCCCACGGGGCGCAGATAGAATACCTCTTCCACATCTCGCTTCCCTTCTGCCACATCGATAATCCGTTGCCCTGTGTACCGGAAAGAGTTGTGCACCACAACGCCATTGGCCACGAAATTATGCCAAGGTCCTTGTACTTCCAGGTCATAGGTGGGCTGAATGCCAAGATACTCCACAGCAACAATCTTCACAGGATGAGCCTTTAAACGACGCCCACTAGCTGTGGGTTTAGGGGCCCAAGCTTCAGATGGTCGAATTGGTTGAAATTGCTGTGCAAACTCTGCTTCCAAATGATTTTGGTGGAGATGTTGATGGCACTCCTGACATAGGGGAACCAAATTTTCAAACTCATAGGCGAGGGATGGATCCGCAAAGACGGGCACAAGGTGATGGGCTTGTAATTGACCCCCTCGTTGGCCACAAGACTGGCAAGTATAGTCAAATTTTTCATGGACCTTAGGCGCTATTTGGCGCGTCCAGGTACCAATGTATTGTCGCTCTGTGGCAGTGCCTCCTCGCCAAAAATGAGAATCTGCACCACGTTTGACAGAATGTCGCGCATTTTGGCGCCGCTTTTCCATCGCCGTTTCAGACAAGGCCAGACGATAGCCAGTTAAACCCTTATTCCAAGGTTGCTTTGTCCCAGATGGCCGTTTATTTAATGGCAAGCCATGGTGATAACTCCATTTCTTCACCGCCTCAATTGAACAATTGGCCAAAGCAGCAATTTCATCAGCATGGAGCCCTTGATTTAGGTGCTGTTGTAACCACGCGCGATCGCGATAGCGACCATTACCAACAACTGTTTTAAGACCTCGTTGATGACCAGTGGGGAGTTTAAGCTGGAACTGTTTGGCCCAGTAGCGAATCACATCCGCTGAACAGCCGCAGATGTCAGCAATTTGTCGAGCGTTCAATCCCTGTTTTACTTGCTCTGCTAACCAAGTTTGCTGACTGTAGAGAGCGTCGGGCCGCACCACACCATTGGTCATCACTTCGCAGGTTTTTGTCATCGCTAAAACCTGATGCTCAGCCCCCGTTACTAAACCAAGGGCATCTCCCATATGTTGCCAACCCTGGGTTGTGTAGAGACGGTGATTGGTCGTGCAATCGAGGGTTTTTCCATCCGCTAAAGTCAAGCGATAAACGGGCTGCTCGCCGCTACTCATAACGTCTTGGAGGTGGCCGATTTCGAAATTACCAGTATCTTCATTAAGAACCCGCAGGGACATTTTGCGTAAACGAGTTTTGCAGTCACGCCGATAAAAACCTGGTTGTTCACCTTTTCGGCCACGAACTTTGCGTTCTCGTACTGCTTTTTCGCCGTTGTGCCAAAGATCATGAAGATCTTTGATTTTAATTTTTCGCAAGGAACCAGAAGCTCGGACAAATGTGATTTCCGTATCCCCGGCCAAACATTGGACATCAAAGGAAACCCCAACGCGATGGGTGCGGATTTGCTGCATCATCGAGTGGGGAAAATAGCCCACATTGAAAACAATTTGTGGATGCTCTAGGGGGCCATAGTGACCACGGCCACCCGCCAAGAGATGTTTAACAATGAGCTCCCCTGCTTTTTGCTCATCAGGGAAATTGTTCTGCTGCTCCCAGACAAATTCTTCGCAATAGTCTTGGTGCATAGCGCTCCAGATGGTTTGCTGAGGATTAGGGGTAGACCGGAGCACTTCAACACGAAATTTATCCATGACAATTCAAATTCAGGGGCAAAGGGGGACTTAAAGACAAGAGAGAAGAGGTAGTTTCATTTCACCATAGACAAAAACGTAGGATGTCATGGGGGTTGTTATAAAAATTGAGGCGATCGCCAAAAATCATCAAACAGATCTAGACCCTCGGCAGGGTTACTTTCCCTTCCTGATTTTGGTACTTGCCGCCTCGATCAGAATAGGTAGTGTTGCAGGGATCCCCTTCAAAAAAGAGTAGCTGCACCACCCCTTCATTGGCATAGATGCGACAGTCGGTGCTAGAAGCATTGCTAAACTCGAGAGTAATCGCGCCGCACCAAGAAGCCTCTAGGGGGGTGGTGTTCGCAATCAAACCCACGCGGGCATAGGTAGATTTGCCCAGGCAGATGGCGGTGACGTTGGGGGGCATCTGAATTTTTTCTAGAGAAACGCCTAAACCGTAAGAATTGGCCGGAATAATAAAATAGTCACCATATTCATCACGTTTGAGGTCGACCCGCTCCAGGTTTTCTGGGCTAAAGGCCTTGGGATTCACAACGGTACCGGGGATGTGGCGGAAAATCAAAAACTCTGCCGGGCTCAGGCGGATATCATAGCCATAGCTAGAAAGACCATAGCTCAGGGCTGGCACCATTTGCTGGGGAGACAGTTGGATCTGGCGGATCAATGAGGCTTCAAAGGGAGAAATCATCCCTTGTTGGGCTTGTTCGAGGATCCAAATATCATTTTTCAGCATAGTCCTTGCAGCAAAAGCGTCCCATCATAACAAAAAACAAAAACTATAT
The nucleotide sequence above comes from [Synechococcus] sp. NIES-970. Encoded proteins:
- the rpaA gene encoding two-component response regulator, which encodes MPRILVIDDDPAIAELVAINLEMAGYDVTRAEDGIKGQALAVQLQPDLVMLDLMLPKVDGFTVCQRIRREARIADVPILMLTALGQTQDKVDGFNAGADDYLTKPFEVEEMLVRVRALLRRSDRIPQAAKHTEILNYGPLTLIPERFEAIWFDNSIKLTHLEFELLHCLLQRHGQTISPSEILKEVWGYDPSDDIETIRVHIRHLRTKLEPEPRRPQYIKTVYGAGYCLELPSRVSQDHSLNLRS
- the thyX gene encoding thymidylate synthase codes for the protein MDKFRVEVLRSTPNPQQTIWSAMHQDYCEEFVWEQQNNFPDEQKAGELIVKHLLAGGRGHYGPLEHPQIVFNVGYFPHSMMQQIRTHRVGVSFDVQCLAGDTEITFVRASGSLRKIKIKDLHDLWHNGEKAVRERKVRGRKGEQPGFYRRDCKTRLRKMSLRVLNEDTGNFEIGHLQDVMSSGEQPVYRLTLADGKTLDCTTNHRLYTTQGWQHMGDALGLVTGAEHQVLAMTKTCEVMTNGVVRPDALYSQQTWLAEQVKQGLNARQIADICGCSADVIRYWAKQFQLKLPTGHQRGLKTVVGNGRYRDRAWLQQHLNQGLHADEIAALANCSIEAVKKWSYHHGLPLNKRPSGTKQPWNKGLTGYRLALSETAMEKRRQNARHSVKRGADSHFWRGGTATERQYIGTWTRQIAPKVHEKFDYTCQSCGQRGGQLQAHHLVPVFADPSLAYEFENLVPLCQECHQHLHQNHLEAEFAQQFQPIRPSEAWAPKPTASGRRLKAHPVKIVAVEYLGIQPTYDLEVQGPWHNFVANGVVVHNSFRYTGQRIIDVAEGKRDVEEVFYLRPVGKYDNRQGKKYFYSEEQRQADKEWCLAACDRYRQRINEGLAEEHARSLIPFDARQHFVMSCNVRSLMHLLDLRWKKDAQLEAQQLCELLFVHFESWCPEIAAWYAKNRAQKARLSP
- the dcd gene encoding deoxycytidine triphosphate deaminase, yielding MLKNDIWILEQAQQGMISPFEASLIRQIQLSPQQMVPALSYGLSSYGYDIRLSPAEFLIFRHIPGTVVNPKAFSPENLERVDLKRDEYGDYFIIPANSYGLGVSLEKIQMPPNVTAICLGKSTYARVGLIANTTPLEASWCGAITLEFSNASSTDCRIYANEGVVQLLFFEGDPCNTTYSDRGGKYQNQEGKVTLPRV